One genomic segment of Intestinimonas butyriciproducens includes these proteins:
- a CDS encoding class I SAM-dependent methyltransferase, with the protein MDKERLKEQWLKEERAAHIQGWDFSHIQGRYEEENDLPWSYRAVIEQYLESRYRLLDLDTGGGEFLLSLRHPYSNTSATEAYPPNVRLCEKTLCPLGVDFHRADASEDLPFEDEAFDIVINRHGSFCVSELHRVVKRGGIFITEQVGAENDRALVELLLPGTELPFPEMRLKLVSKRFQKAGFVILQSQEAFRPIKFYDVGAFVWFAHVIAWEFPGFTVEKCLKELYRAQEILEQTGCLEGQIHRFLLAARKA; encoded by the coding sequence ATGGACAAGGAACGCTTAAAAGAGCAATGGCTGAAGGAGGAGCGCGCCGCCCATATCCAGGGGTGGGATTTCTCACACATCCAAGGGCGGTATGAGGAGGAAAACGACCTGCCGTGGAGTTACAGAGCAGTGATTGAGCAATATTTGGAATCAAGATACCGACTGCTCGATCTTGATACGGGCGGCGGGGAATTTTTACTGTCCCTCCGCCACCCCTATTCGAATACCAGCGCAACGGAAGCATATCCTCCCAACGTGCGGCTATGTGAAAAGACGCTGTGTCCGCTTGGAGTAGACTTTCACAGGGCCGACGCATCCGAAGACCTTCCCTTTGAAGATGAGGCTTTTGATATCGTCATAAACAGGCACGGCAGCTTCTGTGTATCAGAGCTACATCGCGTGGTAAAGCGCGGCGGGATTTTTATTACCGAGCAGGTAGGCGCTGAAAATGACAGGGCCTTGGTGGAGCTTTTGCTTCCGGGTACGGAGCTTCCCTTTCCCGAGATGCGCTTAAAGCTGGTATCAAAACGGTTCCAAAAGGCAGGGTTTGTGATTCTGCAATCGCAGGAGGCATTTCGACCGATCAAATTCTACGACGTGGGGGCATTTGTCTGGTTCGCCCACGTGATCGCATGGGAGTTTCCCGGTTTCACGGTAGAGAAATGCCTGAAAGAGCTATACCGCGCGCAGGAGATATTGGAACAAACGGGATGCCTCGAGGGACAGATCCATCGGTTTCTGCTTGCGGCAAGGAAAGCGTGA
- a CDS encoding MBL fold metallo-hydrolase, giving the protein MAKLLFQGHASCRITTHSGTVIYIDPFAGEGYDLPADLVLITHEHEDHNDLGKVPQKPDCTVIRSTDALAGGQYHNFDIHGVHIQTVPAGNRNHNPKECVGYILTVDGVTLYHAGDTSTMPHMVVLAPRKLDWVLLPVDGVYNMDPAEASTCARRIGGKHTIPIHTDPSYAYNHTQANRLDCPGKVLLEHGQAIEL; this is encoded by the coding sequence ATGGCTAAACTGCTCTTTCAGGGACATGCAAGCTGCCGCATCACCACCCATTCCGGCACGGTCATCTATATTGACCCCTTTGCCGGCGAGGGCTATGATCTGCCGGCCGATCTGGTCCTCATCACCCACGAACACGAGGACCACAACGACTTGGGCAAGGTACCGCAAAAGCCGGACTGCACTGTGATCCGGTCCACCGATGCGCTGGCCGGCGGACAATACCATAACTTTGACATCCACGGCGTCCACATCCAGACAGTGCCCGCCGGAAACCGGAACCACAACCCGAAGGAGTGCGTGGGTTACATCCTCACGGTGGACGGCGTCACGCTCTATCACGCGGGGGACACCTCCACCATGCCCCATATGGTGGTCCTTGCCCCCAGGAAGCTGGACTGGGTCCTGCTACCGGTGGACGGCGTGTACAATATGGACCCGGCCGAGGCCTCTACCTGCGCCCGCCGTATCGGTGGAAAGCACACCATCCCTATCCATACAGACCCCAGCTATGCGTATAATCACACCCAGGCCAACCGTCTGGACTGTCCCGGCAAGGTCCTTCTGGAGCACGGACAGGCCATAGAGCTGTGA
- a CDS encoding nucleotidyltransferase domain-containing protein, producing MLTDLCAWTEEFLRRLLDAFPQRLIFAGLQGSYGRGEATPESDIDLVVILDHVGLPELETYRGLVRGMDQGALACGFLCGRAELDRWPRYDLMQLVWDTRPLYGTLEGLHEFTPDDVDMAIQIGASALYHSAVHCFLYDNDPSTALPALEKSAFFLARLELFRRTGAYPSTRRETAVSYGPWSGGTEKKYERLIRWSSSLL from the coding sequence ATGTTAACGGATCTCTGCGCCTGGACGGAGGAATTCCTCCGTCGGCTGTTAGACGCCTTTCCCCAGAGGCTGATATTCGCCGGGCTTCAGGGGAGCTACGGCCGGGGGGAGGCCACACCGGAGAGCGACATCGACCTCGTTGTGATCCTGGACCATGTGGGGCTCCCCGAGCTGGAGACTTATCGCGGTCTGGTACGGGGCATGGATCAGGGGGCGCTGGCCTGCGGCTTTCTATGCGGGCGCGCAGAACTGGATCGCTGGCCCCGCTACGACCTGATGCAGCTCGTCTGGGATACGCGCCCTCTCTATGGTACGCTGGAGGGACTCCACGAATTTACCCCCGACGATGTGGATATGGCCATACAAATCGGCGCTTCCGCCCTCTATCACAGCGCGGTACACTGTTTTCTCTACGACAATGACCCCTCCACCGCGCTCCCGGCGCTGGAAAAGAGCGCCTTTTTCCTGGCCCGCCTGGAGCTCTTCCGCCGGACAGGCGCTTACCCGTCCACGCGCCGGGAAACCGCTGTGTCCTATGGCCCCTGGTCCGGCGGCACAGAGAAAAAATATGAACGGCTGATTCGCTGGTCTTCCTCCCTGCTGTAG
- a CDS encoding DUF1847 domain-containing protein — MEKQDPVCRSCIDCGVVNCSAQKYQYPEFCLTTSLEEGELEEALSLYDEDRNREIMLTAAQVEFEGYCKLTRVEEIMDFARRMGFHKIGIATCVGLIRESRALARILRVHGFEVFGVACKAGAVDKTAVGIDPACHAVGKNMCNPIFQAKRLNREGTELNIVVGLCVGHDSLFYRYSDALVTTLVAKDRVTGHNPAAVLYQLDSYYKRLLTPSDPA; from the coding sequence ATGGAAAAGCAGGATCCTGTCTGCCGCTCCTGTATTGACTGCGGCGTAGTCAATTGCAGCGCACAGAAATATCAATACCCGGAATTCTGTCTTACCACCTCCCTGGAAGAGGGGGAACTGGAAGAGGCGCTGTCCCTCTACGACGAGGATCGGAACCGCGAGATCATGCTGACCGCGGCGCAGGTGGAATTTGAAGGTTATTGTAAGCTCACCCGTGTGGAGGAGATTATGGACTTTGCCCGCCGCATGGGGTTTCACAAGATTGGGATCGCCACCTGCGTGGGCCTGATCCGGGAGAGCCGCGCTCTGGCCCGGATTCTCCGTGTGCACGGTTTTGAGGTATTCGGCGTCGCCTGCAAGGCCGGGGCGGTGGACAAGACCGCTGTGGGGATCGATCCGGCCTGCCATGCGGTGGGAAAAAATATGTGCAATCCCATCTTCCAGGCCAAGCGCCTCAATCGGGAGGGTACAGAGCTCAACATCGTGGTTGGCCTGTGCGTCGGGCATGACAGTCTCTTTTACCGCTACTCCGACGCCCTGGTCACGACTCTGGTCGCCAAAGATCGGGTCACCGGTCACAATCCCGCGGCCGTCCTCTATCAGCTTGACTCCTACTACAAGCGCCTCCTTACCCCCTCTGATCCCGCATAG
- the rpsU gene encoding 30S ribosomal protein S21 — protein MSEVHVRENESLESALKRFKRSCAKSGVLAEVRKREHYESPSVKRRKKSEAARKNKKKFY, from the coding sequence ATGTCGGAAGTCCATGTCAGGGAGAATGAGTCTCTGGAGAGCGCGCTGAAGCGTTTTAAGCGTAGCTGCGCCAAGTCCGGGGTGCTGGCCGAGGTGCGTAAGCGTGAGCACTACGAGAGTCCCAGCGTTAAGCGCCGCAAGAAGTCCGAGGCGGCCCGGAAGAACAAGAAGAAATTCTATTGA
- a CDS encoding CD1247 N-terminal domain-containing protein, whose product MTITEKVAYLKGLSDGLGIDTEKSKEGKLISVIIDILEEMGMSIEDLEENATALGEELDAVSDDLADVEELLYGDDEDEDDECCCGDEDEDDFFEAECPNCKEPLVIDEDVLRAGVIECPSCHSQFAVSDECDCDDDDCDCGCGCDHDDE is encoded by the coding sequence ATGACGATTACTGAGAAGGTCGCCTATCTGAAGGGCCTGTCCGACGGGCTGGGGATCGATACCGAAAAGTCCAAAGAGGGCAAGCTCATCTCTGTCATCATCGATATCCTGGAAGAGATGGGAATGTCCATTGAGGACCTGGAAGAAAACGCTACCGCTCTGGGTGAAGAGCTGGACGCCGTGTCCGACGATCTGGCCGACGTGGAGGAGCTCCTCTACGGGGATGACGAGGACGAGGATGACGAGTGTTGCTGCGGCGATGAGGACGAGGACGACTTTTTTGAGGCAGAATGTCCCAACTGCAAGGAACCGCTGGTCATCGATGAGGACGTGCTGAGAGCCGGCGTGATCGAGTGCCCCAGTTGTCACAGCCAGTTTGCAGTGTCCGATGAATGCGACTGTGATGATGACGACTGTGATTGCGGTTGTGGCTGTGACCACGACGACGAATAA
- a CDS encoding metal ABC transporter substrate-binding protein has translation MKKLIFPLLLVLCLTLSACGVSGGEAPSSQEGDTLTIAATTYPVYLFTRAVVGEMEGVKVSAVINQPMSCLHDYTLSVGDMKIIEGSDVIVMNGVGLEDFMDDALAASSAMVINSSEGVELLPYEGHEDHDHGDSEEAGDHFDPHIWMDPGRAAQMVENIGAGLALADPLHAEAYQKRAQDASAQLLNWKSTLRDIIASDQPDLRLPHRELITFHDGFQYFAQAFDLDILKAIEEEEGSEASAAEIREIVSLIRTYEIPAIFTEVNGSDSTAQAIARETGVAVCPLSMIMSGDGDGLDSYCDAISENVETIVNALSEGQVRVQ, from the coding sequence TTGAAAAAGTTGATTTTTCCCCTGCTCCTTGTTCTTTGTCTCACCCTCTCCGCCTGCGGCGTGTCCGGCGGGGAAGCCCCTTCTTCCCAGGAGGGGGATACGCTGACCATTGCCGCCACCACTTACCCCGTCTACCTCTTCACAAGGGCCGTTGTCGGGGAGATGGAGGGCGTGAAGGTAAGCGCCGTCATCAATCAGCCCATGAGCTGTCTCCACGATTATACCCTCTCGGTCGGCGATATGAAGATCATAGAAGGGTCCGATGTGATCGTCATGAACGGCGTGGGCCTAGAGGACTTCATGGACGACGCCCTGGCCGCCTCTTCCGCCATGGTCATCAACAGCTCGGAAGGCGTCGAGCTACTCCCCTACGAGGGACATGAGGACCACGACCACGGCGACAGCGAGGAAGCGGGGGACCACTTCGATCCCCATATCTGGATGGACCCGGGCCGGGCGGCGCAAATGGTGGAAAACATCGGCGCCGGTCTGGCCCTGGCCGATCCGCTCCATGCCGAAGCGTATCAAAAACGTGCTCAGGATGCCTCCGCCCAGCTCCTGAACTGGAAATCCACGCTCCGGGATATCATCGCTTCGGATCAGCCCGACCTTCGACTCCCGCACCGGGAACTCATCACCTTCCACGACGGCTTCCAGTACTTTGCTCAGGCTTTTGACCTGGACATTCTCAAGGCCATTGAAGAGGAGGAGGGCAGCGAGGCCAGCGCCGCCGAGATCAGGGAGATCGTGTCGCTCATCCGCACCTATGAGATTCCCGCTATCTTTACCGAGGTCAACGGCTCCGATTCCACCGCACAGGCCATTGCCCGCGAAACCGGCGTGGCGGTCTGCCCGCTTTCCATGATCATGAGCGGCGATGGAGACGGCCTGGATTCCTACTGCGACGCAATCTCCGAGAATGTGGAGACCATCGTCAATGCGCTGAGTGAGGGGCAGGTAAGGGTACAATGA
- a CDS encoding metal ABC transporter permease, whose translation MNLWYSIVDLLPFEWAQPGSMFFMKNALLAVLVISPLFGLLSTMVVESRMSFFSDALGHSAFTGIAIGTLLGSTVTLFSGADPMWFAVLFAVVFALLFTFVRKRTSLASDTVIGVFSSTAVALGIFIATLGGGSFTKFNALLIGDILSVEPRKIGLLAGILALVVVLWVCSFNQLMLASVHPALADSRGIQVFWQEALFSAAIAVVVTISMTWVGLLVINSLLVLPGAAARNVSRNMRQYHLVSLLSAVCAGIAGLMTSYYIEASAGAAITLYLAIFFAVTFCFRKQRL comes from the coding sequence TTGAATCTGTGGTACTCCATTGTCGATCTGCTGCCTTTTGAATGGGCGCAGCCGGGCTCCATGTTCTTCATGAAGAACGCCTTGCTGGCGGTACTGGTCATCTCCCCCCTCTTCGGGCTGCTCTCCACCATGGTGGTGGAGAGTCGGATGTCCTTTTTTTCCGACGCATTGGGTCACTCCGCCTTTACCGGAATCGCCATCGGCACCCTGCTCGGCTCTACCGTCACCCTCTTCTCCGGTGCCGACCCCATGTGGTTCGCCGTTCTGTTCGCCGTGGTCTTTGCGCTGCTCTTTACCTTTGTACGCAAACGGACCAGCCTGGCCAGCGATACTGTGATCGGCGTCTTTTCCTCCACAGCCGTGGCTCTGGGTATTTTTATCGCTACTCTGGGCGGCGGCAGCTTCACCAAGTTCAATGCTCTGCTCATCGGCGACATCCTCAGCGTGGAGCCCCGTAAAATCGGTCTGCTGGCCGGGATCCTGGCCCTGGTCGTCGTCTTATGGGTCTGTTCCTTCAATCAGCTCATGCTCGCCTCGGTCCATCCCGCCCTGGCGGACAGCCGCGGCATCCAGGTTTTCTGGCAGGAAGCCCTGTTTTCCGCCGCCATCGCTGTGGTCGTGACCATCTCCATGACCTGGGTGGGCCTGCTGGTGATCAACTCCCTGCTGGTGCTGCCCGGGGCAGCGGCCCGGAACGTCTCCCGAAACATGCGTCAGTATCATCTCGTCTCCCTTCTGTCGGCCGTCTGCGCCGGCATTGCCGGCCTGATGACCTCTTATTATATTGAAGCTTCCGCCGGCGCCGCCATTACGCTGTACCTGGCGATCTTTTTCGCCGTTACATTTTGTTTCCGTAAACAGAGGCTGTGA
- a CDS encoding YqeG family HAD IIIA-type phosphatase — translation MAFSLIPDRVYSSIFEIDGTELSRRGVSLLLADLDNTLAKYGQPDPEPAVQQWKCGLAEAGVELFLLSNSRKPARAGHYARCLEVPYLGHAGKPRTEGFFRAMEQMGRTPAQTAMVGDQIFTDILGAKRAGVLALMVEPMELRGNPGRYLRYAVEEPFRALGRRR, via the coding sequence ATGGCTTTTTCCCTGATTCCTGATCGTGTTTATTCCTCCATTTTTGAGATCGATGGGACGGAGCTCTCCCGGCGCGGCGTCTCGTTATTGCTGGCTGATCTGGACAATACCCTGGCCAAATACGGACAGCCGGACCCGGAGCCCGCCGTCCAGCAGTGGAAATGCGGCCTGGCGGAGGCAGGGGTGGAGCTCTTTCTGCTCTCCAACAGCCGAAAGCCCGCTCGGGCTGGACACTATGCGCGGTGCCTGGAGGTTCCCTATCTGGGCCATGCGGGAAAGCCGAGGACAGAGGGGTTTTTCAGGGCCATGGAGCAGATGGGCCGCACGCCTGCCCAAACCGCCATGGTGGGGGATCAAATTTTTACGGATATACTGGGGGCCAAACGCGCTGGCGTACTGGCCCTGATGGTTGAGCCGATGGAACTGCGGGGAAATCCCGGGCGCTATCTCCGCTATGCGGTGGAGGAACCCTTCCGGGCCCTGGGGAGGAGGAGATGA
- a CDS encoding GNAT family N-acetyltransferase, which yields MDHFEIVQEMFPQAEVYVYEEGASIQGFIGLQEGYIAGIFVSGEAQSSGIGRRLIHFAKGIRSQLRLDVYPKNTRAVRFYQRESFEISGEHTEQNTGEREYSMIWKRQ from the coding sequence ATGGACCATTTTGAAATAGTGCAAGAAATGTTTCCGCAAGCGGAAGTGTACGTCTATGAAGAGGGCGCCAGCATACAAGGTTTTATTGGATTGCAGGAGGGCTATATCGCCGGTATTTTTGTCTCCGGCGAGGCTCAATCCAGTGGGATCGGCAGACGTTTGATCCATTTTGCAAAAGGCATACGAAGTCAGCTGCGTTTGGATGTATATCCAAAAAATACACGGGCAGTACGGTTCTATCAAAGAGAGAGCTTTGAGATTTCAGGAGAACACACGGAGCAAAATACGGGCGAAAGAGAATATTCTATGATATGGAAGCGGCAATAG
- a CDS encoding M24 family metallopeptidase, which produces MNHLKQIAAKLPEYGVDAMLLTSEPGEFYAVGFHGEGVVVVTAGECFYFTDSRYIEAANHLITGASISMTDRSRNYRAMVQEVVDRCGVKRMGFEEEYLSVASYQIWKEGVTPELVPAQKLVNGLRAAKDQEEIELMVKAQEITDRAFREILTFIQPGMTEQEIAAKLQYDMLRFGAMRMSFDPIVASGPNGSKPHAIPGPRKIQRGEFVTMDFGCVYGGYCSDMTRTVAIGEPTEEMKKVYHIVLEAQLAGIAAARAGVPGKSIDAAARKVIEEAGYGEYFGHGYGHSVGIEIHESPNANTRDESLMPVGAAVSAEPGIYLPGKFGVRIEDVTILTENGCIDITQSPKELIIL; this is translated from the coding sequence ATGAATCATTTAAAACAGATCGCGGCCAAGCTGCCCGAATACGGTGTCGACGCTATGCTGCTCACCAGTGAGCCCGGAGAGTTTTATGCCGTGGGCTTTCATGGAGAGGGCGTGGTGGTCGTCACCGCCGGGGAGTGCTTCTACTTTACCGACTCCCGGTATATCGAGGCGGCAAACCATCTGATCACCGGGGCCTCCATCTCCATGACCGACCGGAGCCGTAACTACAGGGCGATGGTCCAGGAGGTGGTGGATCGGTGCGGCGTCAAACGGATGGGATTCGAGGAGGAGTATTTGTCCGTTGCCTCCTATCAGATCTGGAAGGAGGGCGTTACCCCTGAGCTGGTCCCCGCCCAGAAGCTGGTGAACGGCCTCCGGGCCGCCAAGGACCAGGAGGAGATTGAGCTGATGGTCAAGGCGCAGGAGATCACGGATCGGGCGTTTCGTGAGATCCTCACGTTCATTCAGCCCGGCATGACGGAGCAGGAGATCGCCGCGAAGCTTCAGTACGACATGCTGCGCTTCGGCGCTATGCGGATGTCCTTTGACCCCATTGTGGCCTCGGGTCCCAACGGGAGCAAGCCTCACGCCATTCCGGGGCCCCGCAAGATACAGCGCGGTGAATTTGTCACCATGGACTTTGGCTGTGTATACGGGGGCTATTGTTCTGATATGACGCGCACCGTCGCCATTGGGGAGCCCACAGAGGAGATGAAGAAAGTCTATCACATCGTGTTGGAGGCCCAACTGGCGGGGATCGCCGCCGCCAGAGCCGGGGTGCCGGGAAAGAGCATTGACGCCGCCGCCAGAAAGGTCATTGAAGAGGCCGGATACGGCGAGTATTTCGGCCACGGCTACGGACACAGCGTCGGCATTGAGATCCATGAGTCCCCCAACGCCAACACCAGAGACGAGAGCCTAATGCCGGTGGGGGCCGCCGTGTCCGCGGAGCCGGGCATCTATCTGCCGGGGAAATTCGGCGTGCGCATTGAGGATGTGACCATTCTCACCGAAAACGGCTGTATCGATATCACGCAATCCCCGAAAGAGTTGATTATTCTTTGA
- a CDS encoding cell wall hydrolase, whose translation MKRFLIALTLSLTLATTPALAASPSVSVDGTPVAAYATVRQNTTYVALRPMAEALLEDAAVSWEGSCAAVRGTGLDLTASPGALYLESNGRALYIPYGVLLESGRTLVPVRVLAAALGAEVEWDSATGHVNVTTGTDAIPSADEQYDADALRWLSHIISAESRGEPLTGKIAVGNVVLNRVAHSEFPNTIYGVIFDSRWGGQFEPVRNGTIYHTPTEESVTAAKLVLEGADVAGESLYFLAPTLTNNHWIMENRDYIMTIGVHWFYK comes from the coding sequence ATGAAACGCTTTTTGATCGCTCTCACGCTGAGTCTGACGCTGGCCACCACCCCCGCCCTGGCCGCAAGCCCTTCGGTATCTGTGGATGGAACTCCCGTGGCCGCATATGCCACCGTCCGCCAAAACACAACTTACGTAGCCCTGCGCCCAATGGCCGAGGCCCTCTTGGAGGACGCCGCCGTATCCTGGGAGGGGAGTTGCGCCGCAGTCCGGGGGACCGGTCTGGACCTGACCGCATCCCCCGGCGCTCTGTACCTGGAATCTAACGGCCGTGCCCTGTACATACCCTACGGCGTTCTGCTGGAGTCCGGACGCACACTGGTGCCCGTCCGCGTCCTGGCCGCCGCGCTGGGCGCCGAAGTGGAGTGGGACTCCGCCACCGGCCATGTAAATGTCACCACCGGTACAGATGCCATTCCCTCCGCTGACGAGCAGTACGACGCGGACGCCCTGCGCTGGCTCTCTCACATCATCTCCGCAGAGAGCCGGGGCGAACCCCTCACCGGAAAGATCGCTGTGGGCAATGTGGTCCTGAATCGAGTGGCTCACAGCGAGTTCCCCAACACCATCTACGGCGTGATTTTCGACTCCCGCTGGGGGGGACAGTTTGAGCCGGTGCGCAACGGCACCATTTATCACACCCCCACCGAGGAGAGCGTGACTGCCGCCAAGCTGGTGCTGGAGGGGGCCGACGTGGCCGGCGAGAGCCTCTACTTCCTGGCCCCCACCCTCACCAACAACCACTGGATCATGGAAAACCGGGACTATATCATGACCATCGGCGTCCATTGGTTCTACAAATGA
- a CDS encoding metal ABC transporter ATP-binding protein, producing MSVRKHDNLFGSGCDRSCCLKVAHLGVSMGDQVILEDVNFHLHCGEITALIGPNGAGKSTLFRTILGQLPHSGEIDFQRAGGKHTRPLIGYVPQSPSFDRGDPVSVLDLFIASIADWPVFLPTPKKLRERVLRCLSRVHAEPLVDKRIGSLSGGELQRVLLAMALEPVPHILILDEPLSGVDIEGERQLLDMLDEVRQQYDLSILLSTHDFATLEEYADKVILLQSSVLKSGPPREVLSSHEFRDVFHLSLGRGWSN from the coding sequence ATGAGCGTACGCAAGCATGACAATCTCTTCGGTTCCGGCTGTGACCGTTCCTGCTGCCTCAAGGTGGCCCACCTTGGGGTATCCATGGGTGACCAAGTCATTCTGGAAGACGTGAATTTCCATCTCCACTGCGGGGAAATCACCGCCCTCATCGGCCCCAACGGGGCGGGAAAGTCCACCCTGTTCCGGACGATCCTGGGACAACTGCCCCACTCCGGTGAGATCGACTTCCAGCGTGCCGGCGGAAAACATACCCGTCCGCTCATCGGCTATGTGCCCCAGAGCCCCAGCTTCGACCGCGGCGACCCGGTGAGCGTGCTGGACCTGTTCATCGCCTCCATCGCGGACTGGCCCGTTTTTCTGCCCACCCCGAAAAAGCTGCGGGAACGGGTCCTCCGCTGCCTGAGCCGGGTCCACGCCGAGCCCCTGGTGGATAAGCGCATCGGCTCTCTCTCCGGCGGAGAGCTCCAGCGGGTCCTGCTGGCCATGGCGTTGGAGCCGGTTCCCCATATCCTCATCCTGGACGAGCCCCTCTCCGGTGTGGACATCGAGGGGGAGCGGCAGCTCCTCGACATGCTCGACGAGGTGCGGCAGCAGTATGATCTCTCCATTCTCCTCTCCACCCATGACTTCGCCACGCTGGAGGAGTACGCGGACAAGGTGATCCTGCTACAGAGCTCCGTGCTCAAGTCCGGGCCTCCAAGAGAAGTCCTGTCCTCCCATGAATTCCGGGACGTGTTTCATCTCTCTCTGGGAAGGGGGTGGAGCAATTGA
- the efp gene encoding elongation factor P, translating to MPITASDFRNGVTFEMDGQVMQVVEFQHVKPGKGAAFVRTKMKNVMTGAVTETSFNPTAKFETAYVERKDMEYSYNDGDLYYFMDPETFDLVPVSKDTLGDDFRFVKENMSCKLNSYKGKIFMVEPPTFVELEVTETDPGFRGDTATNVTKPATLETGTEIKVPLFINPGDRIKIDTRSGEYLERCKK from the coding sequence ATGCCTATTACTGCCAGTGATTTTCGGAACGGCGTGACCTTTGAGATGGACGGCCAAGTGATGCAGGTCGTCGAATTCCAGCACGTAAAGCCCGGCAAGGGCGCGGCCTTTGTGCGCACCAAGATGAAGAATGTCATGACGGGCGCGGTCACTGAGACCTCCTTCAATCCCACCGCCAAGTTCGAGACGGCCTATGTGGAGCGCAAGGATATGGAGTACAGCTACAACGATGGCGATCTGTACTACTTCATGGACCCCGAGACCTTTGATCTGGTGCCTGTCAGCAAGGACACTTTGGGTGACGATTTCCGTTTTGTGAAGGAGAACATGTCCTGTAAGCTCAACAGCTATAAGGGCAAGATTTTTATGGTGGAGCCCCCCACGTTCGTGGAGCTGGAGGTCACAGAGACCGATCCCGGCTTCCGGGGCGACACTGCCACCAATGTGACCAAGCCCGCTACGCTGGAGACCGGCACGGAGATCAAGGTGCCTCTGTTCATCAACCCCGGCGACAGGATCAAGATCGACACCCGCAGCGGCGAATATCTGGAGCGCTGCAAGAAGTAA
- a CDS encoding TIM barrel protein, whose product MGVKFGPAGQAGNYPGRSSVEYPGWLASQGLDAFEYQCGKGVNVGEETARAVGVAAREHGIQLSLHAPYFINLANPDPVSLKKTTNYVLAACQVADWMGAVRVTVHTGALMKRTRREALDIALISLREVIRACDGEGYGHIALCPETMGKINQLGDLDEVLELCRLDERLLPCIDFGHLYARSLGELEGEEATRRILNRVEEELGADRASRFHSHFSKIAFTPGGGEKCHLTFDQEDFGPDPVPLMRELARRGWSPTVICESAGTQARDAQEMQTLYRRFLKGPGEKEREGV is encoded by the coding sequence GTGGGTGTAAAATTCGGCCCTGCCGGGCAGGCGGGGAACTATCCGGGCAGGTCCTCGGTGGAATATCCTGGATGGCTTGCCTCACAGGGCCTGGACGCCTTTGAATATCAATGCGGGAAGGGCGTCAATGTGGGGGAAGAGACTGCTCGGGCAGTGGGTGTAGCGGCCAGAGAACATGGGATACAGCTCTCCCTCCACGCCCCTTACTTTATCAACCTGGCGAATCCGGACCCGGTGAGTTTAAAAAAAACCACCAACTACGTCCTGGCGGCCTGTCAGGTGGCGGACTGGATGGGGGCCGTCCGGGTCACGGTCCACACCGGCGCCCTGATGAAGCGGACCAGGAGGGAGGCGTTGGACATTGCCCTCATCTCGCTGCGGGAGGTCATCCGGGCCTGCGACGGGGAGGGGTACGGACATATCGCCCTGTGTCCGGAGACCATGGGAAAGATCAATCAGCTTGGGGACTTGGATGAGGTACTGGAGCTCTGCCGGCTGGATGAACGGCTTTTGCCCTGCATTGATTTCGGCCATCTGTACGCCCGCTCCCTGGGGGAGCTTGAGGGCGAAGAGGCCACCCGGCGAATACTGAATCGCGTGGAGGAGGAGTTGGGGGCTGACCGGGCGTCTCGTTTTCACAGCCACTTCTCCAAAATTGCCTTTACACCCGGCGGAGGAGAAAAGTGTCATCTGACCTTTGACCAGGAGGATTTTGGGCCTGACCCGGTACCGCTGATGCGGGAGCTGGCGCGGCGGGGATGGAGCCCCACCGTGATCTGTGAAAGTGCCGGTACCCAAGCGCGAGACGCGCAGGAGATGCAGACGCTGTATCGGAGGTTTCTGAAGGGCCCCGGCGAAAAAGAGAGGGAAGGGGTCTGA